One window of Clarias gariepinus isolate MV-2021 ecotype Netherlands chromosome 21, CGAR_prim_01v2, whole genome shotgun sequence genomic DNA carries:
- the kat6a gene encoding histone acetyltransferase KAT6A: protein MVKLANPLYTAWILEAIKKVKKQKQRPSEERICNAVSTSHGLDRQTVLEQLELSVQDGTVLKVSNKGLNSYKDPDNPGRLVPPKPKGGVGTGGGGSGASKKAALDWNKLIRRALEGLHESGGSSLRSIERFLKCQADVASQLTGATAPRIFHQQLRLALKRAVGHGRVLKHGPLFRLANSSDGSDGGDGRVALESLPPVRLLPHEKDRPVAEPIPICSFCLGTKEQNRVKEPEELISCADCGNSGHPSCLKFSPELTARVKALWWQCIECKTCSSCQDQGKNAENLLLCDSCDRGFHMECCDPPLTRMPKGMWICQICRPRKKGRNVLHEKAAQIKRRYNAPLSRQKGRPGRPFKKLRGSGRGRRRRGMGPSHSRGSASPHSSSSSSCDGYLGDGYPGDDRLLFSRRDEEDESQGSARFNRKTKGLIDALSKFFTPSPDGRKSRAESLDYAQQHRIRKKSGRKSDLHQRTGDNQDCSDDWKEDEEKLPGHENLTEKDVELFRHIQELALQKVGVTGPPDSQMRCPSVIEFGKYEIQTWYSSPYPQEYSRLPKLYLCEFCLRYMKSRSILYQHMRKCTWFHPPANEIYRKDDVSVFEVDGNVSTIYCQNLCLLAKLFLDHKTLYYDVEPFLFYVLTQNDSKGCHLVGYFSKEKHCQQKYNVSCIMILPQYQRKGYGRFLIDFSYLLSKREGQPGSPEKPLSDLGRLSYMAYWRSVVLECLHEVRDRKLTIRRLSKITGICPQDITATLQSLNMLEHRGDRLVLVRREKVVSSHMARLRARPRLLEVDPDCLRWTPVIVANPVLSDEDGDEDDDEDEEEDGEKENNKDVKSNRKSSPLPWNAKIDKEDNEEKKCFPTFPRNQSSPTLSPIRHTLPSPEATPLQANGERRGRGRPPKNWPWGKVKDQPRPGPGRPRKTRPKDDDDDEYQSPNKMTPVSMSPSSVFTSEKESNCTGRLMGDSRHSSLPQPRNRGRPARKRGGPKRRLSEESGDDVPSLTTAARLSESPVPRSCSSETSEDDADYNEDMGACSPPVLTKPTLGLKSKKLPRKRRIRQRSHPHSSVVTETISETTEVLDEPFVDSDSERPMPRLEEETPFGHSLRCYPPARKHLDAALKTVRPTNLSESDDDDHTPVLKPVSGLRRPEETASLERVEPSTLTPAVPLKKKKGWPKGKSRKPQNWATGLGRKPGSGSGDQNADNSFTAQSSEEPPRRSVQSKPGRKRRNHYPQQAQSVGAREELNRSHMSQFHSEKPEDRTFKRRLPTSDLECEKRKGSDEEGAFSHQMREQPKPRRRGRPPKKPNLEPPVSKPAPVSEPEEEEEEDQAWSEEKPSLSPSCTVSQASGSRVPQNKDGDMANEEEDEEKEDEDQNSGNRRTGTMPSSGSRRSDDHDADDEGDGRLEEKSDADKRRKNQDSEDDDEEMEEEEEEEPSSPPRSPPVKEEPQSGEGFLDMQESGSREYIHKQEEVEDEDEEDEVQEVKTRSVDSQDERRRREQEESAAAAAAVETVTSIAIPSDPPHMQSMDSKSDLLMETEHPHANSEFKDELTQHSHDHHHSSELDLETVQAVQSLTQGEAQDEEPEPHGAYQDCEETLAACRTLQNYSHGEGEEESLALVEDCGASQHSSPMPNPPMPPLASQSVRSVNSPGMTPGPLESGPGVSGSAGGNGGGYTQITPEHPSSLSAPSLQNMETSPMMDVPSVSDHSQQVVDSGFSDLGSIESTTENYDNPSSYDSTMGGGGGSGGNSGSGSSMSVTVAAVSSASSSSTTPSSSSSQGNSCSFVSTPGMSSSSASVGSQISMGSCSLIQQAGPGPNGGPGSNGGSTVPQPPPPPPPPSANTPSCGIKPPQSCVIERPPSASQQQQQKKVSQQQQQSNPQPQAAPSAPPPPPPQQQALSQCSMGNSFASTPMIMEIPESAGSGGSGRSIYDRMGQDFGAGGYAQPSATFSLAKLQQLTNTIMDPHAMTYSHTAAVTSYATSATLPNPSLAQLASSPHPPLPQAQATMTPPPNLSSSSMNLGTPLIQCNMPGANIGLPPPHTQRLQGQMATVKGHIAIRSKASQIPAGSPHQQQLYGRSSMQGPPRALAVQRGMMTNLMPTPTYNSMNMNPLNAAMSAGYRMPQPMMNSGYHSNYMNQPAQYPMQMQMGMMGGQAYPQQPMQPNHHGNMMYAGPSHHGYAGVPKQSPYMSR, encoded by the exons ATGGTGAAGCTGGCAAACCCGCTGTACACGGCCTGGATCCTGGAGGCCATCAAGAAGGTGAAAAAGCAGAAGCAGCGTCCGTCGGAGGAGCGCATCTGTAACGCCGTGTCCACGTCCCACGGCCTCGACCGGCAGACCGTCCTCGAGCAGCTGGAACTCAGCGTTCAGGATGGCACCGTCCTCAAAGTCTCCAACAAGGGCCTCAACTCCTACAAGGACCCCGACAACCCCGGACGGCTCGTCCCGCCCAAGCCCAAGGGTGGAGTCGGTACGGGAGGAGGCGGGAGCGGGGCATCCAAGAAGGCCGCGCTGGACTGGAACAAGCTAATCCGGCGCGCCCTGGAGGGGCTGCATGAGTCCGGAGGCTCGTCCCTCAGGAGCATCGAACGCTTTCTCAAGTGCCAGGCGGACGTGGCGAGTCAGCTGACGGGCGCAACAGCCCCCAGGATCTTCCACCAGCAGCTCAGGCTGGCGCTGAAACGGGCCGTCGGGCATGGGCGTGTCCTGAAACACGGCCCGCTGTTTAGACTCGCCAACAGCAGCGATGGAAGCGATGGCGGTGACGGGCGTGTGGCGCTGGAGTCTCTGCCTCCTGTACGTCTGCTGCCTCACGAGAAAGATCGG cCTGTGGCCGAGCCCATTCCCATCTGCAGCTTTTGTTTGGGGACCAAGGAGCAGAATCGGGTCAAAGAGCCGGAGGAGCTCATCTCCTGCGCCGACTGCGGAAACAGCG GTCATCCGTCCTGTCTGAAGTTCTCCCCGGAGCTGACGGCCCGAGTGAAGGCCCTGTGGTGGCAGTGCATCGAGTGTAAAACCTGCAGCAGCTGTCAGGACCAGGGCAAAAACgcg gaaaatCTGTTGCTATGTGACTCCTGCGATCGAGGTTTCCACATGGAGTGTTGCGACCCCCCACTGACACGGATGCCAAAAg gtATGTGGATCTGTCAGATATGTCGGCCGAGGAAAAAGGGGCGAAACGTCTTACACGAGAAAGCAGCACAAATCAAGCGGCGGTACAACGCCCCCCTGAGTCGACAGAAGGGCAG ACCGGGTCGCCCCTTCAAGAAACTCAGAGGGAGTGGGCGTGGCCGGCGGCGGCGGGGCATGGGGCCGAGTCACTCGCGCGGCTCCGCCTCCCCTCACTCGTCCTCGAGTTCGTCGTGCGACGGCTACCTGGGCGACGGTTACCCGGGCGACGATCGGCTCCTGTTCTCGCGGCGGGACGAGGAGGACGAGTCTCAGGGCTCGGCTCGATTTAACAGGAAGACCAAAGGGTTGATCGACGCCCTGAGCAAGTTTTTCACGCCGTCGCCGGACGGACGCAAATCCCGCGCCGAGTCGCTCGACTACGCACAGCAGCACCGCATCCGCAAGAAGAGCGGCCGGAAATCAGACCTGCACCAGCGCACAGGGG ACAATCAAGATTGCAGCGATGACTGGAAGGAGGACGAGGAGAAGCTGCCTGGACACGAGAACCTGACGGAGAAGGACGTGGAGCTTTTCAGACACATCCAGGAGCTGGCACTACAG AAAGTTGGTGTGACGGGGCCTCCGGATTCACAGATGCGCTGTCCGTCCGTCATCGAGTTCGGGAAGTACGAGATCCAGACGTGGTACTCGTCACCGTACCCTCAGGAGTACAGCAG ACTTCCTAAGCTCTACCTATGCGAGTTCTGTCTGCGCTACATGAAGAGCCGCAGCATCCTGTACCAGCACATGCGCAAGTGCACGTGGTTTCACCCGCCCGCCAACGAGATCTACAGGAAGGACGACGTCTCCGTGTTTGAG GTCGATGGGAACGTCAGCACAATATACTGTCAGAACCTCTGTCTTCTCGCCAAGCTCTTTTTGGACCACAAGACTCTCTACTATGACGTGGAACCGTTCCTTTTTTACGTGCTCACGCAGAACGACTCCAAAGGATGTCATCTGGTTGGATACTTCTCCAAG GAGAAACATTGCCAGCAAAAGTACAACGTGTCCTGCATCATGATTCTTCCACAGTACCAGCGCAAGGGCTACGGACGCTTCCTCATTGACTTCA GTTACCTGCTGTCTAAGCGGGAAGGCCAGCCCGGGTCTCCAGAGAAGCCTCTGTCCGATCTGGGCCGCCTGTCCTACATGGCTTACTGGCGGAGCGTTGTGCTCGAGTGCCTGCACGAGGTGCGAGACCGAAAGCTCACCATCCGCCGCCTCAGCAAGATCACCGGCATCTGCCCTCAGGACATCACGGCCACTCTGCAGAGTCTGAACATGCTTGAGCACAGAGGGGACCG ACTGGTTCTGGTTCGCAGGGAAAAGGTGGTGTCGTCTCACATGGCCCGTCTTCGTGCCCGACCTCGGCTCCTGGAAGTCGACCCGGACTGCCTACGGTGGACGCCTGTCATTGTCGCCAACCCTGTGTTGTCTGATGAAGATGGGGACGAAGACGACGATGAGGATGAAGAAGAAGATGGAGAGAAGGAAAATAACAAAGAT GTGAAATCAAATCGCAAAAGTTCACCGCTGCCATGGAATGCAAAAATAGACAAGGAGgacaatgaagaaaaaaagtgctTCCCAACATTTCCCAGGAATCAAAGCTCCCCAACCTTATCCCCAATACGCCACACTCTGCCGAGCCCTGAAGCCACGCCCCTTCAAGCTAATGGGGAGCGCCGGGGCCGTGGCCGGCCTCCTAAAAATTGGCCGTGGGGCAAAGTCAAAGATCAACCTCGTCCCGGTCCAGGGCGACCCCGGAAAACCAGGCCCAAAGACGACGATGATGACGAATATCAATCTCCAAACAAAATGACGCCAGTATCCATGTCTCCATCATCTGTCTTTACCTCTGAGAAGGAATCGAACTGTACAGGACGGCTGATGGGGGATTCAAGGCACTCTTCACTTCCTCAGCCACGCAACAGAGGGCGCCCTGCACGGAAAAGAGGAGGCCCCAAGCGAAGGCTGAGCGAGGAGTCAGGAGATGATGTGCCCTCGTTAACCACGGCAGCTAGACTGAGCGAGTCTCCGGTCCCTCGTTCTTGCTCGAGTGAAACCAGTGAGGACGATGCTGACTACAATGAAGACATGGGTGCCTGCTCTCCTCCTGTCCTAACCAAGCCAACATTAGGGCTTAAAAGCAAG aaactTCCCCGTAAAAGGCGCATACGTCAGCGTAGCCACCCGCACAGCAGTGTGGTGACAGAAACCATTTCGGAAACCACCGAAGTTCTCGATGAGCCTTTCGTAGACTCAGATTCTGAGAGACCCATGCCCCGGTTGGAGGAGGAGACCCCGTTTGGTCACAGCCTCCGCTGTTACCCACCTGCCCGCAAACATTTGGACGCTGCGCTTAAAACAGTTCGCCCTACCAACCTCTCTGAGTCTGATGATGATG ATCACACTCCTGTGCTGAAACCAGTCAGTGGCCTGAGAAGGCCGGAGGAGACGGCATCATTAGAAAGAGTGGAGCCCTCTACCCTGACACCGGCGGTCcccttaaaaaagaagaaaggctGGCCTAAGGGAAAGAGCCGTAAGCCCCAGAACTGGGCAACAGGCCTTGGTAGGAAGCCAGGAAGTGGGTCTGGAGACCAGAATGCTGATAACAGTTTTACAGCCCAGTCCTCAGAAGAGCCTCCGAGACGAAGTGTCCAGAGCAAACCTGGCAGGAAGCGTAGGAATCATTACCCCCAACAGGCTCAGAGTGTGGGTGCCCGAGAAGAGCTGAACAGAAGCCACATGTCTCAATTCCATTCAGAAAAGCCAGAGGACCGAACTTTCAAGAGGAGACTTCCGACATCTGATCTCGAATGCGAAAAGCGTAAGGGCTCTGATGAGGAaggcgctttttctcatcaaATGAGAGAACAGCCTAAGCCCAGGAGACGAGGTCGGCCACCAAAAAAACCAAACCTTGAACCTCCTGTTTCCAAACCAGCACCCGTCTCTGAGccagaggaggaagaagaggaagatcAAGCATGGTCTGAAGAGAAGCCAAGCCTTTCACCTTCTTGCACCGTATCCCAGGCCTCTGGTTCCCGCGTTCCTCAAAACAAAGATGGTGACATGGCAAAcgaagaggaggatgaggaaAAAGAGGATGAGGATCAAAATTCGGGCAACAGGAGAACAGGCACAATGCCAAGCTCAGGAAGCCGGCGAAGCGACGATCATGATGCAGATGACGAAGGAGATGGTCGACTGGAGGAGAAAAGTGATGCTGACAAACGGAGAAAAAACCAGGACTCAGAGGATGACGATGAAGAGatggaagaagaggaggaggaggaaccgTCATCCCCTCCACGATCGCCACCTGTTAAAGAAGAACCGCAGAGTGGGGAAGGTTTTTTAGACATGCAAGAGAGTGGGTCACGGGAGTATATCCACAAGCAGGAAGAGGTggaagatgaggatgaggaagatGAGGTCCAAGAGGTAAAGACCCGCTCTGTTGACTCACAGGATGAAAGGCGGCGACGGGAACAGGAGGAATCTGCAGCTGCAGCTGCTGCTGTGGAGACTGTGACTTCCATTGCAATTCCTTCTGATCCCCCACACATGCAATCAATGGATAGCAAGTCTGACCTGCTGATGGAGACCGAGCACCCTCATGCAAATTCCGAGTTCAAGGACGAGTTGACCCAACATTCGCATGACCACCACCACAGCAGTGAGCTAGACCTCGAGACGGTCCAGGCTGTTCAGTCCCTCACACAAGGAGAGGCCCAGGACGAGGAACCTGAGCCGCACGGTGCTTACCAGGACTGTGAAGAGACACTAGCTGCCTGTCGAACCCTGCAGAACTATAGCCATGGGGAGGGAGAGGAGGAATCTCTTGCCCTGGTGGAAGATTGTGGTGCCTCCCAACATAGCAGCCCTATGCCCAACCCTCCCATGCCCCCTTTAGCCAGTCAATCTGTACGCTCAGTCAACAGCCCTGGAATGACTCCAGGACCTCTTGAAAGTGGACCAGGTGTGTCTGGTTCAGCCGGTGGAAATGGTGGAGGCTACACACAAATAACTCCAGAGCACCCTAGCTCGCTTTCAGCACCATCGTTGCAGAACATGGAAACGTCACCCATGATGGACGTGCCATCCGTGTCTGATCATTCTCAACAGGTGGTGGACAGCGGTTTTAGTGACTTGGGCAGCATTGAGAGTACCACAGAGAACTATGATAACCCCAGTAGTTATGACTCCACTATGGGTGGAGGAGGTGGCAGTGGTGGGAACAGTGGCAGCGGAAGCAGCATGTCTGTTACGGTAGCGGCTGTCTCATCTGCATCTTCTTCGTCAACTACTCCATCCTCTTCTTCCTCACAAGGCAATAGCTGTTCATTTGTGTCCACTCCTGGCATGTCGTCTTCCAGTGCTTCTGTCGGATCTCAAATTTCTATGGGCAGCTGCAGCTTGATTCAGCAGGCTGGTCCTGGTCCGAATGGTGGTCCTGGGTCGAATGGTGGTAGTACTGTCCCTCAACCTCCgcctccacctcctccacctTCAGCTAACACCCCAAGCTGTGGCATCAAGCCCCCCCAAAGCTGTGTAATTGAACGACCACCAAGTGCAAgtcagcagcaacaacaaaagaaGGTTtctcagcagcagcaacagtcAAACCCTCAACCCCAGGCCGCACCCTCAGCACCACCACCTCCTCCCCCTCAGCAGCAGGCACTTTCTCAGTGCAGTATGGGAAATAGCTTTGCTTCCACACCCATGATCATGGAGATTCCCGAGAGTGCAGGAAGCGGTGGAAGTGGTCGGAGCATTTACGACCGAATGGGCCAGGACTTTGGTGCAGGCGGCTATGCTCAACCATCAGCCACCTTCAGCTTAGCCAAACTCCAGCAGCTTACTAACACCATCATGGACCCTCATGCCATGACTTACTCGCACACAGCTGCTGTCACATCTTATGCCACAAGCGCCACTTTGCCCAACCCCAGTTTGGCGCAGCTTGCTTCCTCCCCACATCCTCCTTTGCCTCAGGCTCAGGCCACCATGACGCCACCTCCAAATCTCAGCTCTAGCTCCATGAACCTTGGCACGCCCTTAATCCAGTGCAACATGCCAGGAGCCAACATTGGCCTACCTCCACCCCATACCCAGCGCCTTCAGGGTCAGATGGCCACTGTAAAAGGCCACATCGCTATTCGCTCCAAGGCTTCCCAAATCCCGGCCGGTTCCCCACACCAGCAGCAGCTCTATGGTCGAAGCTCAATGCAAGGTCCCCCTCGAGCCCTGGCAGTGCAAAGAGGCATGATGACCAACCTCATGCCCACTCCAACTTACAACTCCATGAACATGAATCCACTGAACGCAGCCATGTCAGCTGGATACCGAATGCCTCAGCCCATGATGAACAGTGGGTACCACAGCAACTACATGAACCAGCCTGCCCAGTACCCCATGCAAATGCAGATGGGCATGATGGGAGGTCAGGCATATCCGCAGCAGCCTATGCAGCCGAATCACCATGGCAACATGATGTATGCTGGTCCCTCGCACCACGGCTATGCCGGTGTCCCCAAACAGTCGCCTTACATGAGCAGATGA